The stretch of DNA ATAGGAACTGGTTCTGGATGTATTTGTATAAGCATTGCTCATTTTGCAAAAAATACTAAGGTTCTCGCATTAGATGTATCTGATGCTGCTTTAAATGTTGCTTATTCTAATGCCGAACACAATAATGTGCTAGATAAAGTTTTTTTTCTAAAAAGTAATTTGTTTGAACAAGTCAAAATTTTAAATTTAGATTCAAAAGACTTTTTTGGTAGGAATATACCTAATATTCGAAGCATCATATACGATAAGTTTGATATTATCGTGTCCAATCCTCCATACATATCATCTAATGATATGCTAAGTCTACACACAAGTGTATCTAATTTTGAACCTCATCTTGCTTTATTTGGCGGTGTCGACGGATTAGACTTCTACAGAAAAATTACTTCATCAGCAAAAGATTTTTTATGTGATGGTGGCTTACTTGCGTTCGAGGTAGGATACAATCAGTCTGATGATGTTTACAAAATACTAAAAACACACTCATTTAAAAATCTTAGTATATTACCTGACTTAAATCATATCAACAGAGTTGTGCTTGGTTTTAAAAAAAATCTCCTATAAAATTATTCGAAAAAAAAGGATTTTGGAATATTTATGTAGAACTATATAGACATGAGATACTCTAGTTTGTTATTTTAAAAGGAGGGATATTTTATGGCTAATAAAAAAGATTTTAATGCCTTTGACGATAGCTCATGGGCTAATTTAGAAAAAGAATTAAATGCTGAGGA from Clostridiales bacterium encodes:
- the prmC gene encoding peptide chain release factor N(5)-glutamine methyltransferase; this encodes MSNKLSIETCMIKGYRLLKEHNIENSKNECLLILQHILQKNSAFLYANPKYSLSNEQYSYFMHCIEERCHFKPLQYILGSQEFMGLDFAVTPDVLIPRQDTEILVESILNHLPHKENISVLDIGTGSGCICISIAHFAKNTKVLALDVSDAALNVAYSNAEHNNVLDKVFFLKSNLFEQVKILNLDSKDFFGRNIPNIRSIIYDKFDIIVSNPPYISSNDMLSLHTSVSNFEPHLALFGGVDGLDFYRKITSSAKDFLCDGGLLAFEVGYNQSDDVYKILKTHSFKNLSILPDLNHINRVVLGFKKNLL